Genomic segment of Campylobacter peloridis LMG 23910:
ATCGATATAATTTTTATCAAAAAATTTATCTTTATAAATATGATTTAAAGTTAAAATTCTTATTTGTTTTGTTGCGGTTCCATTTCCATTTTTCTTTGCAAAATCTGAAAATATTTTATATTCATCTTCAGTAAGTTTAAATCTAATTTCTTTTTTTGGTTCATTATTTTGATAATTTATTTTATCTATGGTGTTTATATTTTCTTTTTCATTATCATAAATATTTTTTAAAATTGTATTTATTATTTTACTGAAAGAAACTTTCATTTCTTTTTTTAGTTTAACAAGATAAGAATAACTTTTTTCATCAAAGTAAATATTAGTTTTTTTCATAAAAATTACAACACCTTTTATTGAGCCTCGCAGAGAATATTTTGCTATTTACTAAAAAAATGGTGTCATTTTTTGGAGTAAATAGCTATCCTGTTATTGATACATTTTTTACACCTGTATTTTAGTCAATTTATCTTTACATAAAAATTAATATTTTCAACATTTATGATATAATTAATATATAAAATATTCACAAGGAGTAAGATGAAAAAAGATAGCAAAGAAATAGAATTACTCAAACAAGAGTATAAAGAAAAAATCCAAAAAGCAAAACAAAAAGAAAAAGAGAGAAAAGAGAAGCTTTGTAAGAAGATAGGCTCTGAAATTATCTCTTTGTTAGATAAAGATGATTTTAGAAATTTATTTTTTGATTATATTCAAAAAAATAATTTAGAAAAGATAAAATCATTATGTAGTGAAGTTGATGATTTTTTTAATATCAACTATACCAACAATAAGGAGGATAAAAGCAACTAAAAAAATACAAACAATTTTTACAATAATCCAAAAAAACAAAACCAAAAAACAAAATTATTAAGGATGAAAAATGGAAAACATAGATATACAAGAAAATGAAAATAAAAACATAACATTTGAAAATATAAAAGTAAAAGTTATTGATAATTCATCATTATGTGAAGAATATCAAGAGTGTGTTTTTAATGGAACTTATGACAATACATCAAATCCTAAAGAGATCGAATCTCTTTTTAATACTTTAAAAACTTTTGATTCTTGTGAAAAGCTAAAACGAATGGAAAAATTATCTTTTTCAAAACAAGAAATTGCATTTGAAATTATCACGGATGATTTAAAAATACCACTAAAGGTAAGATTAGGTGATGGACATTTTGAGAAAGGTTTAGATGAGTTAATTAAACTAGGTAGTCAAAATATTGATGCTAGTATTAACAAAAGAATCAATCCAAAAATAAAAGAAAATTTTGACAAAATATTATCTCCGCTTAAAGCTGAAAATTTTCAAAATATTCTAAATGGAACTTTTGAAGCAATTAAAGAAGTTGGAGTTTTATCAAATGCGAATGAATTTTCTAATTTTGTTTCAGAATTTTTAAAAGCTTACAAGGAAACTCAACAAACATCTGAAAGTAATAAAACCATAGATAATTCAAAAGATAAGAAAAAAGATAAAAACTATTTTTTTAAAAAAGTTGATGAGTTTTTTCAAAAAAAGCTTAATTCTCGTGAAAGGGAACATGTTCGGACTAACGAAAAATCTTTTTCTAAATCACTATAAAATTTAAAAGGATTATCGATGTATTATAATAGTTCAACCAACACCTCCCTAGCCCTTCAATCATTTAAAAAATCACTTGAAGAAGAAGGATTAATTATAGATAATTTACCTATTATGGATGGTAAAATTCATAGAGTAAAAACTACTAATGATAAAGGTAGAGAATTAAGTGGTGCTTATATTGGATATTTAAATAACAATTTTCCTGCAGGTTTTATACAAAATTTTAAAACAGGCGTAAAGAAAAATTGGAAAATGCAAGTAGAAAAAAACTATAATGGTAATTTAAAAAGTTCTCAAGAATTACATAATCAAATAAAAAAAGATCAAGAGCTTAGAGAAAAAGAAATTTTAGCCTTACAAGAAAAAACTGCCTTAAAATTAGAAGATGAATATAATAATGCAAGATGGGCTAATTCTAACCATGCTTACTTAAAGAAAAAAGGCTTTGATGAAAACTTTTATCTTAAACAAGATAAAATGGGTTCATTATTAATTCCTTTAAAAGATGAAAATGGAAAATTATGGTCACTTCAAAGAATATTTTCAAATGGAGATAAAATCATAGGAGTAATTAAAACTCAAGAAGAAAAAGATCAAGGTGTGGAATATCTTGCAAAAAAACAAGGTTGTTTTCATATTATAGGAGCTAAAACACTTCATAATTTAAAAGAATTTTATTTATGTGAAGGTTTTGCTACTGGTGCTACTTTGTATAAAGCTTTAAATAAACCTATCATTATGGCAGTAGATGCTGGTAATTTAGAAAGTGTGGTTAAAAAACTAAATACTCTCTATCCTGATAAAAATATCACAATATTTGCTGATAATGATGTAAAAAAAGAATTAAGAGGTTTAGAAAATACAGGTAAAAAAACAGCTTTAGAGATTAAAGAAAAATATTCTAATGTTAGTGTAATTTTACCAAATTTTACACAAGAGCAAAGCTCTCAAGGTATGAGTGATTTTAATGATTTAATGCTTTTAAAAGGGTTAGAATTTGTAACAAAAGAAATTAAAATGCAGATGTTTAGGGATAAAGTAATATGCCTAAAAAAAGAAAATTCTGATAAAGAATTAACTAGGGATTAAAATATCTAGTTAATATTTATATCATATATTATTGATATTGGGTAGATATTTTATTTAATTTATAGTAAAATATCAAAAATATTTTCACATAAGGATAAAATGTTATGTTTAGATTTTTACTTTTTTGGAAAAGGAAAGAAAATTTAAAAATTACAGCTGAAAAAAAAGGTAGTAAAATAACTCTACTTAGAGCTGATAAAGATAGTAAAATTATTGCCGATAACGCAACTATAATTATAAATAATTCTAGAAAAGATCTTGAAAATTTAGAAATTGCAGATATTAGAGATAATTCTAAAATAAGCATAAATAATGCTAAAATCAATATTAATAATACTGATACTAATAAGACAAGTTTTTTAAAAAAAATTATAGGAATAGTATGTAAATTTATAGGAATATATAAAAACGAGTAGCTAAACACTACTCATTTTTCACTCCTATTTAGTCAAACAAAGCATCAGCTTCTTTATCATATTTTTTTCTAAGCTCGCCATAATCCAAAGGCTCTTTCCCCATTGATTTACCTATATCTGCTTTAAAAGCATTTTCACATTCTATATATTCTTTTGAAGTTTTATCTTTTAGTATAGAGTCTCTATTATCTTTACAATATTTTAAAGTATCTTTTAATTCTTTTTCATTTTTAACATCTTTAAAATATTCCATAGACTTAGGCTCTGATGAACAAGCACCTAAAAAAACAATAAGACTAAGAGAAGCTAACCCTAAAACTACTTTTTTCATTTCATATCCTTGATATATTTTTTAAATATGTTCGTTATATTTTAATGATATTGAAATTTTATCTAAAAAATATTAATTAGATATAAAAATAAATAAAAAATTTAATTTTTGATTTGAGATTATTTTATTTAATTATAGCTATTTTAGTTTAAAAAATTTCTTTTATGAATATTTTATTGTTTTGGATTTTATTATTATAAAAGTTCAAAAGTAATATTATTACTTTTGATTTACATTATTGGCAATCTAGGTAAAAACTTACAGCAAATTATTGATGCTATTAGGAAAATAGGTACAAATGTAAAGGTTGCTTAAAAGTAAATACTATTATATATTAAAATTACTAATATATAATAGTTATTTTAGTGACTGACAATATACATTAATTATATATTTTATAATTCTCTTATTATGTATGTAAAATCTTTCTTTTTTTTCATTAAGTTATCAATACCGCTAGTTAAAATAATTTGAATTTTCTTATCTACAATTATATATCTATCGTGCAAACAATTATATTTTCTGTTAATTACACAATCTTTATTCTCTACAATATTCCATTCTTTATGTATATTTTCCAAATTAGTACGTAAAATTTTCGGAAATTTCATTCCATTTTTAACAGGATAGAAAATGTTTAATTTTTTTCTCGGAAAGCATTCTTCAGCAAATTCTATAAATCGCTTCTGATTTTTATTTATAAATTTATCATAAACAAACAAATGATTTGCATTTAAAAATAAGGCTTTTAAATGTTCTTTAGCTTTTTTTCTATCTTCATTTTTTATAAAACTAGCTGTAAAATTATTTTCTATTTTATCTTCAAAAATATTTACATAAGGAAAATTATATTGTTTCTCAGATAAAATAATTTTATATATAGTATTCTTAGAAAGACATTCTAAATCATCGCTATATTCTAAACTAGTCTTTTGTCCGAGAATAGATTTTAAAGTTTCACTATCATAATATCTTCTCATATATTCTTTTCGTAATAAAACATATTGTTTATAATAATATAAAATTCTTTCAATAATTTTGATATCACATTCTTTTTTATTTTTAAAATTACACAATTCTTCTGCTAAACTATCTTCTAATACCATTGTAAATTTCATTACATCATTTCCAAAAGATGATCTAAATCGCTATCAAAAAATCCCTCAGGGAAATCAATAATCTCACCATTACTATTAATATATTTGCCTTGTTTATTAATCCCAATAGATTGGAAATTGTTATTTATATTATTTCTATAATAAATTTGAACATCTTGTTGTGATATTTCTTCTTTAAAAACATTCCATCGAATTCCATTAAGTATATGTTCAGAATGGGTTTCTATTATTAATTGAATTCCAGCTTTTATTAAAAAAACAAAAAAATCAGTTAATTTTGAAATCGCTTTTGGATGCAAATGAACTTCAGGATTTTCTATAATTAAGATATTGCCTTTTTCTAAAGATAATCCTAAAATTAATATTTTAGTAAGATAGCTAACACCTGAACCTAAATTAAATGGAGAAAATTCCATACCTAAATCATAATTTTTATACAATATTTTTACACCACTGCTATCAATTTTTTGAGTTATTGGCTCAAGCTTTAATTCCAAAATTTTATTTATCCAAAATCTGATTTGCATTGATAGTGAATCTGATTCTTGATCGCATATAAGTCTATCATTTTTTAAAGCATTATTTTTATTTTCTTCATAAAATCCAAATAAATATTCTCCATTATTCCCACTTCTTAAAGTATAATGTTTTTTCCCAAAATTTTCTTGTCCAATTCTATTTGAACAAAGATGAAATAATTTTTCTTCAAAAACAAAAAAATTATTATTTGATTTTACCCATTGATTATCTTCAAAAACCAAAGAAAATATTTCTCCATTGTTTACATTAGAAGTAATTTTAATCTGATTTTCATTTGATTCTAAACATAAAAGATCTTTCCCTTCTCCAAAATTACGCAAATAATCCTCTAAATATATATCTTTATTAGCATAATAAGAACAAAATAAAAGTGCTTGGATAATACTTGATTTACCAGAAGAATTGGTTCCAGCTAAAATTGTCAATGGTTTAAACTCAAAATTGTAATCACTAATACTTTTAAAGTTTTTTATTTTAAGATTTGTAATCATTCCAATCCTTTAAAAATTTATCTACCTTATTAAATCTATAATCTACACTAATTACACTATCAATCCCACTAACAAATTTCCCTGATTTATCAAATTCTAATTTTAAATTATCTATAGCTTCTTTTGGAGGTTTTTTACCTTGTTGCATACATAGAGTAAATAAATAACTTAAACTTTCAAATAAAGCCATATTTATTGGTCTTTTATTTATTCCATTAAGATTATTAAATCTAAAAATATCTTGACCATAATTATCATATGTAAAATTCATTGTATTTTTAAACATAAGTTTTAGTTCACTAATTAAATATATATCCATGGTATTGTTTAAAAACAACATAATTTCAGATAAAAAATCATCAATATTTCCTTTATATTCAATATTATTGATTATTTTAGAATAATAAATATAAAATCCAATAAATCTTAAAATTATATATCTATCTTTCATATGATTTGATTTGATAGAATGAGCAGTTGCTTTTTTAAAGCACTCTTCTTTACTTAATTCATCAATAAGATCAGTGGAATTTCCTTGATAAAGAGCATTTCTCATTTCTTGATTATTTAATCTAGTCCCACCTCGATTAACTCTATCAAAAATATTGAATTTTACTTGCTCAGGAGTTGGTGGTTGAATTGTATAGGTATCAACCTGATAATCTTCAATCTTTCTTTGCTGGACAGCATTTAAATCAGAAAATTTTTTGCCAGTAATATCTGTAATAATTTTTACTTGTCTTAAATCAAATTCATCTTTCATAAAATCAATAAATGTTGTAATTCTTTGTCTACCATCTACTACTTGAATTTTAGTATCTTTAGATTCAAAAAAATAAAATACAGGGATAGGAATACCCATAAGCACTGATTCTATAAGCTCTGATTTTTGTTTATAATTCCAAACATCTTCTCTTTGAAATTTCGGACTTATTTGAATATCACCTCTTTCTTGCCTTCTTTTTATCTCAAAAAGACTCATACGCCCTTTTTCTATTCTTATCTTTTCAAGAGGATAAATTTGTTTATAATTTTCATCATTATTAATATCTAAAGAATTTTCACCTTCTAATTCTTCTAATTCTTTCATTTAAAACTTCTTATATAATTTTTTATATATTCTAACATAAATAATTAAATTAAAACTTCTTTTTTGGAACAGTGAGGAAATTAAGTATCACTAAATATTATTATTGAAAGAGTCTAGATGGACATTTTGTATGTGTTTGAAAATTGCATTTCACAAGGAAATACCTATAAAAAAACTTTAACTAATATAAAAGAAGCCGGAAGACTTTATTTAGAAAACATTAATTTAAAGAAAAATTATTAATTTTTATTTTGGATTTTATTATTATAAAAGTTCAAAAGTAATATTATTACTTTTGATTTACATTATTGGCAAATGAGCGTTAGCGAAATTTGCGGTTTTTTGAATTTAAGAACAGATAAAGAAGAAAAAGACTTATAAAAAATGCTCTCAAACGCCTATAAAATAGCTATTTATTAAGGTTTTTAATTTTCCCACCCGTGGGACAAATTTTCCCACCCGTGGGACAAAAACTGCTCGTGGTGGGAAAAAACTAAAAAAGTAATTTTTCCCAAAATAATCAATAAAATTCATTGTATGGGATACAATTTGTTTTTTTATTTGGGAATTTATCATTTTTTGGGAAAATAATGCTATAATGTTTTTTAATTTTTGGGAAAAGGTAATATATGGCAAAGATAGTTAATTTAGAAAACAAAGAAACTAAAAAATTATATAGTAATGTTCAAGAGAAAGTTGATGCTGTAACAGGAGAAGTTACCACAGTAATAAGTTCTTTTTTACAAAGAGAAAAAACCAAAGATGATTTTATTAAGTTATTTGTAGAAAACATTAGTTTTCTTACTGATAATCTTTCAAATCCTGCTTTAAGAGTTGTGTTGATGATGATTAAAAATTTAAATTATCAAAATGTTTTTCAATATAATAGTGAGTTCGTTCATTATTTTGAAAGTAGGAAGATTTTAGGAAAATCAAGTGTTTATCGTGCGATAAAAGAACTTGAAGATAAACAAGTTATTTTTAAAGTAACAGAAGAGCAGAGAAAAGAATATGATATTATTGGTTCAAATTCATATATTATGAATCCTCAAATCATAGGCAAGGGTTCTTTTAAAGATCTAAAAAAATTAAGACAAACTGTCGTTAAAACTTTTGATTTTGACAATTTAGAATTTAAGCAAGAAGTGTCAGTTGAAAGTGAATATGAAGGTCTTGAGCAAATTAAAAAAAATCCAGATCATTATGTTATTGAAGAAGTTAAGCAAATAGCTTCGGATAAGAATGTTGTAGAAAATCAAGTGATTATTTCTAAAAAAGATGATGAGCAAATAAATTATCCTTCATTAAAACAAGAGAAAATAATTGATGTTAATAGTAACATTCCTAACTTAACTTCAAATGATAATGTAGAACCTACATTATTCAATGGAAACAAAAATGAGCAAAAGGCAATGGCTTTTATTAATGAATTTGCAGGTATGTTTAATGGAGCTTTTCATCCAAGTAAAACAGCCAAAGAAATGAAAAAAGAATTTTTAGAAAGTGACTTAAAAAAGGGTAATATATGAAAAAAGTATTTCTTGATACAAATATTTTTATTGATTTTTTTGACGAAGCAAGAATAAATAATGAACAAGCTAAACAATTGATATATTTTTTAATATCTAATGAAATAAAAATAGTATTTTCAGAAGATATGATTTCAACTATCGCTTATTTAATAGATAAAGATAAATTACCAGCCCTTATGTCTTTTTTTAAAAACACAATAACAAATCCATATTTTGATATAGTTTCATTTGGATCAAGCGTTATTAATATGGCTTGTGATTTTTACTTGCAAAATAAAGGTGATTTTGAAGACTATTTGCAGTATTTTTGTGCAGAAAAAGAAAATTGCACAGCAATTTATACTATGGATAAAAATTTTCCAAATTTAAAAATACCTATAAAAAGATATGGCGATACAAACATATAATAATATTTCATCTATCTCATGTTAAGATATTAAAAATATTTAAAAATTAGAGGAAAACATGAAATCGCTCAATAAAGTAGATTTTGATGATATTGTTAAAAGTTGGAATGGGCTACTAGGAAGCCCTTTGAATTTCATCAAAATTATAGTCAATCTAACATTAAATTAAAATAAATAGGGGAATATCTTGCCAAAAAAAAGAATGTTTTTGTTTGTTCCATATCAAGATATTCGTGAAGCTAAAAAACTTGGTGCAATGTGGGATAACAAACAAAAACAATGGTTTGCACCAAAATCATTAGATATTAATATATTTAAAAAATGGTTAGATAAAACCGCATTAAATAATAAAAGTAATTCTTATTCAACCAACACCTCCCTAGCCCTTCAATCATTTAAAAAATCACTTGAAGAAGAAGGATTAATTATAGATAATTTACCTATTATGGATGGTAAAATTCATAGAGTAAAAACTACTAATGATAAAGGTAGAGAATTAAGTGGTGCTTATATTGGATATTTAAATAACAATTTTCCTGCAGGTTTTATACAAAATTTTAAAACAGGCGTAAAGAAAAATTGGAAAATGCAAGTAGAAAAAAACTATAATGGTAATTTAAAAAGTTCTCAAGAATTACATAATCAAATAAAAAAAGATCAAGAGCTTAGAGAAAAAGAAATTTTAGCCTTACAAGAAAAAACTGCCTTAAAATTAGAAGATGAATATAATAATGCAAGATGGGCTAATTCTAACCATGCTTACTTAAAGAAAAAAGGCTTTGATGAAAACTTTTATCTTAAACAAGATAAAATGGGTTCATTATTAATTCCTTTAAAAGATGAAAATGGAAAATTATGGTCACTTCAAAGAATATTTTCAAATGGAGATAAAATCATAGGAGTAATTAAAACTCAAGAAGAAAAAGATCAAGGTGTGGAATATCTTGCAAAAAAACAAGGTTGTTTTCATATTATAGGAGCTAAAACACTTCATAATTTAAAAGAATTTTATTTATGTGAAGGTTTTGCTACTGGTGCTACTTTGTATAAAGCTTTAAATAAACCTATCATTATGGCAGTAGATGCTGGTAATTTAGAAAGTGTGGTTAAAAAACTAAATACTCTCTATCCTGATAAAAATATCACAATATTTGCTGATAATGATGTAAAAAAAGAATTAAGAGGTTTAGAAAATACAGGTAAAAAAACAGCTTTAGAGATTAAAGAAAAATATTCTAATGTTAGTGTAATTTTACCAAATTTTACACAAGAGCAAAGCTCTCAAGGTATGAGTGATTTTAATGATTTAATGCTTTTAAAAGGACTAGAATTTGTAACAAAAGAAATTAAAATGCAGATGTTTAGGGATATGATATAATAACAAAAAAAGGAGTAAAATGTTTATAGATTTTTTAACTTATATGCTTACATTTTTAATCATACACGCTTTTATGTTTTTTTGTTGTGTTTGTTATGTAGCATATTTTAAAGTTTATATAATGAATTTTGAGTTTTCTTTTGGATATATAAAAGATTTATTAGTTGCTATTGCTATTGCTTTTATATTGGCATCCTGTTTTATTATAGGCTATCAAAAATTTATTCTTATTTAAAAAAACGAGTAGCTAAACACTACTCATTTTTCACTCCTATTTAGTCAAACAAAGCATTTGCTTTTTCTCTACCTTCATCTAAAAGCTCTTTAGAATCCAAAGGCTCTTTCCCCATTGATTTGCCTATATCTGCTTTAAAAGCATTTTCACATTCTATATATTCTTTTGAAGTTTTATCTTTTAATATAGAGTCTCTATTATCTTTACAATATTTTAAAGTATCTTTTAATTCTTTTTCATTTTTGGAGTCTTTAAAATATTCCATAGACTTAGGCTCTGATGAACAAGCACCTAAAAAAACAATAAGACTAAGAGAAGCTAACCCTAAAACTACTTTTTTCATTTTATATCCTTGATATATTTTTTAAATATGTTCGTTATATTTTAATGATATTGAAATTATATCTAAAAAATATTAATTAGATATAAAATTATTTAATGATTTTAATACGCTCAGCATTAAACCAAATTAAAGCATTAATATCTGAACACTCGCTTGTAAGTATCTCAATAATTTCTCCAGTAAAACCCAAATCAAATAATAAAGGAAAATCGTAAATCTTTAGTTGTTGTGCTTCTTTAACAGTGTTAGGACTAAAAATAGAATCTATTTCTTCAAACAAGAAAAACTCTCCTTGTTTTGATTGGCAACATTGGCATTTATTCATCAAATAAGAACTTCCAGCTGTATTTGAAAATGATTTTTCGAGAGATTTTATATTCATATGTTTTAAAATATTAGAAAAATCTTCAGAATATGCAGTTATATTTCTAAATATTTTAAATTTAGGTTGAAATAACCATTCGCCTTTTTCTTTATAAATAAATTTAGAGCTTCCCAAAGCATATACAGGTATAACTTTAGAACATTTCCAGCAATTAATAAATCCCTGAACAATATTTAAAGTTTCAGTTGCATAAAATGTAAAATTTTTATTCTCTAAATAACTTGAAACATAGTTTAAATTTTTATAATCTTGCAAATACCAAGTTTTATGTTCTTGATTCCATTTTATTCCATATTCTTTCAATTTATCTTTTTCTGAATAAGGAATATTAAGTTTTATATTCATAAGTTGCCTTTAGATAACAAAACACTTAATTATTAATTACACATATAAATAATTAATATAAATTTTAGGATATTTTGTTAAAATTTATCGTTCGTTATTTTTTAATTTTTTTATTCTACTAAAAGCACACTATTTTTTCCCTTAAAAGAGAAAGTTAAATCTCGGTTTTATATCTTTTTAGCAAATGTGTATATCCCATTGTAATTAGAAATTTTCTTAAAGTATCCCTATGAACACCTATTCTTCTTGCTATTTTTGAATGTGAGTAGCCTTGCTTATCCCATTTTAAAATTTGTTTTAATGCTGGATAGCATGGATTTACTTCAATTCTATTCTTTTTGCCTTTGGGACGCCCTAAAATTGCACCTTCCATTTTTTTTCTAGCTAAAGCTTCTTTAGTTCTTTGTGAAATCAATTGTCTTTCAATCTCAGCTGAAAGAGAAAAAGCAAAAGCAATTACTTTTGTATTAATATTATCATTAAGAGCAAAATTTTCCTTGATAGAATATATAGTGATATTATTTTTAATACACCAGTTTAATTTTTCCATAATATCCAAAAGACTTCTTCCTAATCTTGAAAGTTCTGTAACAACTAAAGAATCTCCATTTTTTAATTTTTTAAATAATCTTCCTAAATTTCTATGATCTATTGCTATTTTTCCGCTAACAACTTCTTGCACAAAGTAATT
This window contains:
- a CDS encoding toprim domain-containing protein, which codes for MYYNSSTNTSLALQSFKKSLEEEGLIIDNLPIMDGKIHRVKTTNDKGRELSGAYIGYLNNNFPAGFIQNFKTGVKKNWKMQVEKNYNGNLKSSQELHNQIKKDQELREKEILALQEKTALKLEDEYNNARWANSNHAYLKKKGFDENFYLKQDKMGSLLIPLKDENGKLWSLQRIFSNGDKIIGVIKTQEEKDQGVEYLAKKQGCFHIIGAKTLHNLKEFYLCEGFATGATLYKALNKPIIMAVDAGNLESVVKKLNTLYPDKNITIFADNDVKKELRGLENTGKKTALEIKEKYSNVSVILPNFTQEQSSQGMSDFNDLMLLKGLEFVTKEIKMQMFRDKVICLKKENSDKELTRD
- a CDS encoding EexN family lipoprotein; its protein translation is MKKVVLGLASLSLIVFLGACSSEPKSMEYFKDVKNEKELKDTLKYCKDNRDSILKDKTSKEYIECENAFKADIGKSMGKEPLDYGELRKKYDKEADALFD
- a CDS encoding AAA family ATPase translates to MITNLKIKNFKSISDYNFEFKPLTILAGTNSSGKSSIIQALLFCSYYANKDIYLEDYLRNFGEGKDLLCLESNENQIKITSNVNNGEIFSLVFEDNQWVKSNNNFFVFEEKLFHLCSNRIGQENFGKKHYTLRSGNNGEYLFGFYEENKNNALKNDRLICDQESDSLSMQIRFWINKILELKLEPITQKIDSSGVKILYKNYDLGMEFSPFNLGSGVSYLTKILILGLSLEKGNILIIENPEVHLHPKAISKLTDFFVFLIKAGIQLIIETHSEHILNGIRWNVFKEEISQQDVQIYYRNNINNNFQSIGINKQGKYINSNGEIIDFPEGFFDSDLDHLLEMM
- a CDS encoding DUF262 domain-containing protein yields the protein MKELEELEGENSLDINNDENYKQIYPLEKIRIEKGRMSLFEIKRRQERGDIQISPKFQREDVWNYKQKSELIESVLMGIPIPVFYFFESKDTKIQVVDGRQRITTFIDFMKDEFDLRQVKIITDITGKKFSDLNAVQQRKIEDYQVDTYTIQPPTPEQVKFNIFDRVNRGGTRLNNQEMRNALYQGNSTDLIDELSKEECFKKATAHSIKSNHMKDRYIILRFIGFYIYYSKIINNIEYKGNIDDFLSEIMLFLNNTMDIYLISELKLMFKNTMNFTYDNYGQDIFRFNNLNGINKRPINMALFESLSYLFTLCMQQGKKPPKEAIDNLKLEFDKSGKFVSGIDSVISVDYRFNKVDKFLKDWNDYKS
- a CDS encoding type II toxin-antitoxin system HicB family antitoxin, which codes for MDILYVFENCISQGNTYKKTLTNIKEAGRLYLENINLKKNY
- a CDS encoding replication/maintenance protein RepL codes for the protein MAKIVNLENKETKKLYSNVQEKVDAVTGEVTTVISSFLQREKTKDDFIKLFVENISFLTDNLSNPALRVVLMMIKNLNYQNVFQYNSEFVHYFESRKILGKSSVYRAIKELEDKQVIFKVTEEQRKEYDIIGSNSYIMNPQIIGKGSFKDLKKLRQTVVKTFDFDNLEFKQEVSVESEYEGLEQIKKNPDHYVIEEVKQIASDKNVVENQVIISKKDDEQINYPSLKQEKIIDVNSNIPNLTSNDNVEPTLFNGNKNEQKAMAFINEFAGMFNGAFHPSKTAKEMKKEFLESDLKKGNI
- a CDS encoding type II toxin-antitoxin system VapC family toxin; protein product: MKKVFLDTNIFIDFFDEARINNEQAKQLIYFLISNEIKIVFSEDMISTIAYLIDKDKLPALMSFFKNTITNPYFDIVSFGSSVINMACDFYLQNKGDFEDYLQYFCAEKENCTAIYTMDKNFPNLKIPIKRYGDTNI
- a CDS encoding DUF5710 domain-containing protein, whose product is MPKKRMFLFVPYQDIREAKKLGAMWDNKQKQWFAPKSLDINIFKKWLDKTALNNKSNSYSTNTSLALQSFKKSLEEEGLIIDNLPIMDGKIHRVKTTNDKGRELSGAYIGYLNNNFPAGFIQNFKTGVKKNWKMQVEKNYNGNLKSSQELHNQIKKDQELREKEILALQEKTALKLEDEYNNARWANSNHAYLKKKGFDENFYLKQDKMGSLLIPLKDENGKLWSLQRIFSNGDKIIGVIKTQEEKDQGVEYLAKKQGCFHIIGAKTLHNLKEFYLCEGFATGATLYKALNKPIIMAVDAGNLESVVKKLNTLYPDKNITIFADNDVKKELRGLENTGKKTALEIKEKYSNVSVILPNFTQEQSSQGMSDFNDLMLLKGLEFVTKEIKMQMFRDMI
- a CDS encoding EexN family lipoprotein; translation: MKKVVLGLASLSLIVFLGACSSEPKSMEYFKDSKNEKELKDTLKYCKDNRDSILKDKTSKEYIECENAFKADIGKSMGKEPLDSKELLDEGREKANALFD
- a CDS encoding DUF5710 domain-containing protein produces the protein MNIKLNIPYSEKDKLKEYGIKWNQEHKTWYLQDYKNLNYVSSYLENKNFTFYATETLNIVQGFINCWKCSKVIPVYALGSSKFIYKEKGEWLFQPKFKIFRNITAYSEDFSNILKHMNIKSLEKSFSNTAGSSYLMNKCQCCQSKQGEFFLFEEIDSIFSPNTVKEAQQLKIYDFPLLFDLGFTGEIIEILTSECSDINALIWFNAERIKIIK
- a CDS encoding multiple promoter invertase; this translates as MIYAYIRVSTDKQNTENQKFEILQWSKRNEIKINYFVQEVVSGKIAIDHRNLGRLFKKLKNGDSLVVTELSRLGRSLLDIMEKLNWCIKNNITIYSIKENFALNDNINTKVIAFAFSLSAEIERQLISQRTKEALARKKMEGAILGRPKGKKNRIEVNPCYPALKQILKWDKQGYSHSKIARRIGVHRDTLRKFLITMGYTHLLKRYKTEI